A stretch of Methanosphaerula palustris E1-9c DNA encodes these proteins:
- a CDS encoding NOG1 family protein: MEFEKMPTIPTADEILDRSFRRAAAKMKEKRNKDRANNEFLMSVTASVHDKLVSIIQKFPEMEELPPFYFQMVDILYGVERLKKALGAVGWAAKNTREKGYQLSAKMRRSDDKIAVRKQGVARIASIVHQVDGELRFLNQVRNVLRKLPHVSDEYTVVVAGYPNVGKSSFIQLVSTATPEVAAYPFTTKGVILGHRNEPAGRVQFVDTPGILDRPADERNPIEKQALCALMNIADAILFIIDASEHCGYQFEEQEQLRAEVEEMVSVPMVTVINKSDLVKKEGYMLMSTKSSEGVDEVLTALLAYQSGYPAQHLARSAMILESSTPEETTLEYSKPFYWEVEEKDSDKTDESLERDLQD; encoded by the coding sequence ATGGAATTTGAGAAGATGCCGACGATACCGACCGCCGATGAGATCCTTGATCGGTCGTTTCGGCGAGCGGCAGCGAAGATGAAGGAGAAGCGGAACAAAGACCGCGCCAATAATGAATTTCTGATGTCAGTCACGGCCTCAGTCCATGACAAACTGGTCTCCATCATCCAGAAATTCCCTGAAATGGAGGAATTACCGCCGTTCTATTTCCAGATGGTCGACATCCTGTACGGGGTCGAGCGGCTGAAGAAGGCCCTTGGTGCAGTAGGCTGGGCAGCCAAGAACACGCGCGAGAAGGGTTACCAGCTCTCGGCAAAGATGCGCAGGTCTGATGATAAGATCGCGGTTCGGAAGCAGGGAGTGGCCAGGATCGCCTCGATCGTCCATCAGGTGGATGGCGAGCTCAGATTCTTAAACCAGGTCAGAAATGTCCTCAGAAAACTACCTCATGTCAGCGACGAGTATACAGTCGTCGTGGCTGGGTATCCAAATGTAGGGAAGTCCTCGTTCATCCAGCTCGTCTCGACGGCGACCCCTGAAGTGGCGGCCTATCCGTTCACCACCAAAGGGGTGATCCTCGGTCACCGGAATGAGCCGGCTGGTAGGGTCCAGTTCGTCGATACCCCTGGTATCCTGGATCGTCCTGCTGATGAGCGGAACCCCATCGAGAAGCAAGCCCTCTGTGCACTGATGAACATCGCCGATGCGATCCTCTTCATCATCGATGCCAGTGAGCACTGCGGGTACCAGTTCGAAGAGCAGGAACAGCTCAGAGCAGAGGTCGAAGAGATGGTCTCGGTTCCGATGGTAACAGTGATCAACAAGTCCGACCTGGTCAAGAAAGAGGGATATATGCTGATGTCGACCAAGTCCAGCGAGGGTGTCGACGAGGTACTCACAGCGCTGCTCGCATACCAGAGCGGCTACCCGGCGCAGCACCTGGCACGATCAGCCATGATTTTGGAGAGCAGCACTCCGGAGGAGACCACTCTGGAGTATTCGAAACCGTTCTACTGGGAAGTCGAAGAGAAGGACTCTGATAAGACCGACGAGAGCCTAGAGCGGGATCTTCAGGACTGA
- a CDS encoding peptidylprolyl isomerase: MALNTGEFIRLNYTGTVDGIVFDTTVEEKAKEAGIDNPSAEYGPIVIQLGRGHVIAGLDEALIGKEASDEGDVEVPPEKGFGPYDRNQVEAIPVKKFKNKPQVGARVQIENREGVVRDIIGGRAVIDYNHNLAGQTLQYHYTIEGLVEDPIEKIRGLIQLYAGKSMDVVLEDGVLTISLPPAITYDRRWLLWRGTIVHDIFEIVADIKEIKLIESVKRPEATPEEAVPEEAAPAIEQEPAPEQA, from the coding sequence ATGGCACTGAACACAGGGGAATTTATCAGACTTAACTATACCGGCACGGTGGACGGGATCGTATTTGACACCACCGTAGAAGAGAAGGCGAAGGAGGCGGGGATCGACAACCCGTCTGCAGAGTACGGACCAATCGTGATCCAGCTCGGTCGCGGCCATGTGATCGCAGGGCTCGATGAGGCTCTGATCGGCAAGGAAGCCAGCGATGAAGGAGATGTCGAAGTTCCGCCGGAGAAGGGTTTCGGCCCTTACGACAGAAACCAGGTCGAGGCGATCCCGGTCAAGAAGTTCAAGAACAAACCGCAGGTCGGTGCCCGGGTCCAGATCGAGAACCGTGAAGGTGTCGTCCGCGACATCATCGGCGGCCGTGCCGTCATCGACTACAACCACAACCTCGCAGGACAGACCCTGCAGTACCACTACACCATCGAAGGGCTCGTCGAGGACCCGATCGAGAAGATCAGAGGGTTGATCCAGCTGTACGCCGGTAAGTCCATGGATGTCGTCCTCGAGGATGGTGTCCTGACTATATCGCTTCCACCAGCGATCACCTACGACCGCCGGTGGCTCCTCTGGAGAGGAACGATTGTCCATGATATCTTCGAGATCGTCGCTGATATCAAGGAGATCAAACTCATCGAGTCCGTCAAGCGTCCGGAAGCAACACCAGAAGAGGCAGTTCCAGAAGAGGCAGCACCTGCCATAGAGCAGGAACCTGCCCCTGAGCAGGCATAA
- the cyaB gene encoding class IV adenylate cyclase encodes MIEFELKVMVPALGPIRDRLVILKATADGVRHEHDIYYNSPVRDFGTTDEALRVRYAEDGAMVTYKGAKLAGQKLKAREELNMRVASGETCESIFERLGFTKTAEVDKRRELYTYKEASIALDEVQRLGTYIEIEIMAEKEGGDAVARIDAIQQELGIVGDPITSSYLELLMAQQ; translated from the coding sequence ATGATTGAATTTGAATTGAAGGTGATGGTGCCTGCCCTTGGGCCGATCAGAGATCGGCTAGTCATTCTGAAGGCCACGGCGGACGGGGTTCGACATGAGCATGACATCTACTACAACTCCCCAGTCCGGGACTTCGGTACGACCGATGAGGCGTTACGGGTCAGGTATGCAGAGGACGGCGCGATGGTCACGTATAAAGGGGCGAAGTTGGCCGGCCAGAAACTGAAGGCACGTGAGGAGTTGAACATGCGCGTCGCTTCTGGTGAGACCTGTGAGTCGATCTTTGAGCGGCTCGGGTTTACAAAGACCGCTGAGGTCGACAAGAGGCGCGAACTGTACACCTATAAGGAAGCCAGCATCGCACTGGACGAGGTTCAGCGGCTTGGAACATATATCGAGATCGAGATCATGGCCGAGAAAGAAGGTGGGGACGCCGTCGCCCGGATCGATGCAATACAGCAAGAACTCGGGATCGTCGGTGATCCGATCACATCCTCATACCTGGAACTGTTGATGGCCCAGCAGTGA
- a CDS encoding winged helix-turn-helix domain-containing protein, which translates to MSTSSNSELQDLKEELSIFRSEFHRFAERSNQQHLDTIIRDLQSRYADLFIDHQIDDARHDLCERMVHDCPMHDQCFTHFIEFLSTTAEHIRTGEITQEMVISYRQKIDELQSRGKFTGCPTCIGDMAALFDKQLDLMRSLGILRQEKTNARTVTDIPEEVVVREIFEPIGNVQRFQMLKSLGTGTRSFSDLSRLTGLKAGNLLFHIRKLTDSGMILQRHERGDYIITDRGYQTLLGVAALYESLS; encoded by the coding sequence TTGAGCACGTCATCCAATTCAGAACTACAGGACCTGAAAGAGGAACTCTCCATATTTAGAAGCGAGTTTCACCGTTTTGCCGAGCGCTCCAATCAGCAGCATCTCGATACGATCATCAGAGATTTGCAGAGCCGATATGCAGACCTCTTCATCGACCATCAGATCGATGACGCGCGGCACGACCTGTGTGAACGGATGGTGCACGATTGTCCGATGCATGACCAGTGCTTCACTCATTTCATCGAGTTCCTCTCGACCACCGCAGAGCACATCAGGACTGGAGAGATCACGCAGGAGATGGTGATCTCTTATCGGCAGAAGATCGACGAACTGCAGAGCAGAGGAAAGTTCACCGGGTGTCCCACCTGTATCGGAGATATGGCTGCACTCTTTGATAAACAACTCGACCTGATGCGCTCCCTTGGGATCCTCCGGCAGGAGAAGACGAATGCGAGAACAGTGACCGACATACCCGAGGAAGTTGTCGTCCGGGAGATCTTCGAGCCGATTGGAAACGTGCAGCGATTCCAGATGCTCAAGTCGCTTGGCACCGGCACCAGATCCTTCTCAGACCTCTCACGCCTCACCGGCCTCAAAGCCGGAAATCTCCTCTTCCACATCAGGAAATTGACCGATAGTGGAATGATACTTCAGCGGCATGAACGTGGCGACTATATCATCACCGATCGGGGATACCAGACGCTTCTGGGTGTCGCAGCCCTGTATGAATCCCTTTCATGA
- a CDS encoding pyridoxamine 5'-phosphate oxidase family protein, with the protein MVNLTPEMKDALSKMKISPVATAALDGTPNVVPIGFCQLVSDDTIWIVDNFMNKTLANLKENPKLAVYVWGPEIKGCFQIKGTAEIITSGKTFEDMKMMVNEKKPGLPARSLIVMTITDVFECMPGPAAGQKLL; encoded by the coding sequence ATGGTAAACCTGACACCTGAAATGAAGGACGCGCTATCGAAGATGAAGATCTCCCCGGTTGCAACAGCAGCACTGGACGGGACTCCAAACGTGGTACCGATCGGCTTCTGTCAACTGGTCAGTGACGACACGATCTGGATCGTCGACAACTTCATGAACAAGACACTGGCCAACCTCAAAGAGAATCCGAAGCTCGCTGTCTATGTATGGGGACCTGAGATCAAGGGGTGTTTCCAGATCAAGGGCACCGCAGAGATCATCACCAGCGGGAAAACCTTTGAGGACATGAAGATGATGGTCAATGAGAAGAAGCCAGGGCTGCCCGCCCGTTCACTGATCGTGATGACGATCACGGATGTCTTTGAATGTATGCCCGGCCCTGCAGCCGGCCAGAAGCTGCTCTGA
- a CDS encoding TolB family protein — MMMKRISIIILLCALCSLPLMVDAGSTLEANQRTTAIGVATIAPENSSGSGPSEALISPQISSYQSNPAVSGDHVVWEDFRNGVWMNNPDIYQYTLSQKQETAVSTDPSFQEYPAVDGDRIVWEDQRTGQFGDIRLYDLKTGTESVVCSNEFDQTNPAISGDIVVWQDSRNGNWDIYGYDLATGGGFSVCTADGDQQYPAISGNTIVWQDNRNGNWDIYGFDIATKTEFPICIAGKDQQYPAISGNTVVWQDNRNGNWDIYGYDLATKTEFQVTKDPADQILPAVDSNRIVWEDHRDTLSGIYLYDLTNGTESRISSSGTAQHNPAIAGNNVVSELERSGGVGRAINLITLQNSGSGSVASSVTPIPSIVQTPTPTITVGTSPFVTGVTPSASDFVQGRQYVIGAAGSSIFSDQTSTVSGITTESASNSGSTRFTGISTFSRSYPNWGR; from the coding sequence ATGATGATGAAGCGAATATCGATAATAATTCTCCTCTGTGCCCTCTGCAGTCTCCCGCTGATGGTGGATGCAGGGAGTACCCTCGAGGCAAATCAGAGAACAACCGCGATCGGGGTGGCAACCATCGCCCCCGAAAATTCTTCCGGTTCCGGACCATCAGAAGCCCTGATCAGCCCTCAGATCAGCAGTTACCAGAGTAATCCAGCCGTATCCGGGGATCATGTCGTCTGGGAGGACTTTCGAAACGGCGTCTGGATGAATAACCCGGATATCTACCAGTACACGCTCAGTCAAAAGCAGGAGACGGCAGTCAGCACCGATCCCTCCTTTCAGGAGTATCCGGCGGTCGATGGGGATCGGATCGTCTGGGAGGATCAGCGGACGGGGCAATTCGGGGATATTCGTCTCTATGATCTGAAGACCGGGACGGAATCTGTCGTCTGCTCCAACGAGTTTGACCAGACCAATCCGGCTATATCGGGGGATATCGTCGTCTGGCAGGACAGCCGGAATGGAAACTGGGATATCTACGGCTACGATCTCGCAACCGGCGGCGGGTTCTCAGTCTGCACCGCTGATGGGGACCAGCAGTATCCGGCGATATCAGGGAACACCATCGTCTGGCAGGATAACAGAAATGGGAACTGGGATATCTATGGCTTTGACATCGCGACAAAGACCGAGTTCCCAATCTGCATCGCAGGTAAAGACCAGCAGTATCCGGCGATATCAGGGAACACCGTCGTCTGGCAGGACAACCGGAACGGAAACTGGGATATTTACGGTTATGATCTCGCCACAAAGACCGAGTTCCAGGTGACCAAAGACCCGGCCGACCAGATTCTGCCGGCAGTCGACAGCAATCGGATCGTCTGGGAGGATCATCGGGACACCCTCTCCGGAATTTATCTGTATGACCTGACCAACGGGACCGAGTCCCGGATCAGTTCTTCAGGCACGGCACAGCATAACCCGGCCATCGCTGGAAATAATGTCGTCTCTGAACTGGAGAGGAGTGGGGGGGTTGGCCGAGCTATCAACCTGATCACTCTGCAGAACTCCGGTAGTGGCAGTGTTGCATCTTCAGTCACCCCGATACCATCTATCGTCCAGACCCCGACCCCGACGATTACGGTCGGGACATCACCGTTCGTCACGGGTGTCACCCCATCTGCCTCTGACTTCGTTCAGGGGAGGCAGTATGTGATCGGGGCCGCGGGAAGTTCGATCTTCTCGGACCAGACATCGACGGTCTCCGGGATTACGACCGAATCCGCATCGAACTCCGGTAGCACCCGTTTCACGGGAATCTCCACCTTCAGCCGGAGTTACCCGAACTGGGGAAGATGA
- a CDS encoding cupin domain-containing protein has translation MWFGDERQAVGKDVAVESPAGIAHRWINESDALFRVLVVKMLTIGKGTDTGPL, from the coding sequence GTGTGGTTCGGTGACGAACGACAGGCCGTCGGTAAGGATGTAGCGGTGGAGAGTCCTGCAGGGATCGCACACCGCTGGATCAATGAGAGCGACGCCCTGTTCCGTGTTCTGGTCGTGAAGATGCTGACGATCGGGAAGGGAACAGACACGGGGCCGCTCTGA
- a CDS encoding DUF3006 domain-containing protein, with product MKATVDRFEEDQAVLLLRDDERVQLVIPRALLPPLDEGDILEITIERNEPATREAEERALEILKRLKEKDL from the coding sequence ATGAAAGCGACGGTCGACCGGTTCGAGGAGGATCAGGCGGTGCTCCTTCTCCGGGATGACGAGCGGGTACAGTTGGTGATCCCACGGGCTCTGCTGCCCCCCCTTGATGAAGGGGATATCCTTGAGATCACGATCGAGCGGAACGAGCCGGCCACCCGTGAGGCCGAGGAGCGGGCGCTGGAGATCCTGAAACGGCTGAAGGAGAAGGATCTCTGA
- a CDS encoding ATP-binding cassette domain-containing protein, protein MSISGERPVLRIESLSVTLGEFSVQEISFEIRPDEYFVILGPSGAGKTVLLETIAGIHTPDAGRIFLDGREITGTEPRLRNIGMVYQDYMLFPHLTVEENIAFGLRQKKIPSAERHTRVEDMCSLLEIRPLAGRYPGTLSGGEQQRVALARALVLRPALLLLDEPLSALDGRTRERMRWELSRIQRLTGTTIIQITHHFDDVFALADRVAIMREGRIVQVGETPDVFLHPADTFVAEFLGIGNIIRGNSDRAGTLARITPSRGPGFSAASDIVGEVVATLHAEDVILSRAPFASSARNCLYGIVTEIIPCGSTVRVVLDVGFPLTALLTCESCRDLLLEPGSGVYATFKAAAVHVIPVTSE, encoded by the coding sequence ATGTCTATTAGCGGGGAACGACCGGTCCTCCGCATCGAGTCCCTCTCCGTCACGCTCGGCGAGTTCTCGGTACAGGAGATCTCCTTTGAGATCCGGCCTGACGAATATTTTGTCATCCTCGGTCCGTCGGGTGCAGGAAAGACGGTCCTCCTGGAGACCATCGCCGGGATCCACACCCCGGATGCGGGGAGGATCTTCCTGGACGGCCGGGAGATCACCGGGACAGAACCGCGGTTGAGGAATATCGGGATGGTCTACCAGGACTACATGCTCTTTCCCCACCTGACGGTCGAGGAGAATATCGCGTTCGGGTTGCGCCAGAAAAAAATTCCTTCGGCCGAGCGGCACACGAGGGTCGAAGATATGTGTTCCCTGCTGGAGATCCGTCCCCTCGCCGGCCGGTACCCGGGCACGTTGAGCGGGGGAGAGCAGCAGCGGGTCGCCCTGGCCCGGGCGCTGGTGCTCAGGCCGGCGCTCCTCCTCCTCGACGAACCGTTGAGCGCCCTCGACGGCCGGACACGGGAGAGGATGCGCTGGGAACTCTCCCGGATCCAGCGGCTCACCGGGACCACCATCATCCAGATCACCCATCATTTCGACGATGTCTTTGCGCTCGCCGACAGGGTGGCGATCATGCGGGAGGGGCGGATCGTTCAGGTGGGGGAGACCCCGGACGTATTCCTGCATCCCGCGGACACGTTCGTGGCTGAGTTTCTCGGGATCGGAAACATCATCAGGGGGAATTCTGACAGAGCCGGCACACTCGCCCGAATCACACCATCCCGGGGTCCGGGGTTCTCTGCCGCTTCTGATATCGTCGGGGAGGTGGTGGCCACCCTGCATGCCGAGGACGTGATCCTCTCACGGGCGCCGTTCGCCTCCAGCGCCCGCAACTGCCTTTATGGGATTGTTACTGAGATTATTCCCTGTGGGAGCACGGTCCGGGTCGTTCTGGATGTGGGGTTCCCGCTCACGGCCCTCCTCACCTGCGAGAGCTGTCGGGACCTGCTGCTTGAACCGGGGAGTGGGGTCTATGCGACGTTCAAGGCAGCAGCGGTGCATGTGATTCCGGTCACGTCGGAATGA
- a CDS encoding ABC transporter permease, which produces MRRLFLSLTYLIFFGISAILLGLFLYSPLPALAASLASPEIRFAILLSLGTSVISTVICTAFAIPAAYALARYQFPGKRIATLALTLPLTLPPLVAGIALLLFFGTTPWGRALEDAGFGVIFTPLGIIVAEVFVNIPYMIRILRSAFAAVNPRYEYVAKTLGCTDAGAFLQVTLPMVRSGLLAGTVITWSKSMGEFGAVLMVAGATPMRTETLPIALYLNISTGDLNLAVAAATILILISIVTLCVVEFVDRGVHVY; this is translated from the coding sequence ATGCGAAGGCTCTTCCTCTCCCTCACGTATCTCATTTTTTTCGGTATCAGCGCAATTCTCCTGGGCCTCTTTCTGTACTCCCCGTTGCCGGCGCTCGCTGCATCCCTGGCGAGTCCTGAGATCCGATTCGCGATCCTGCTCAGCCTCGGCACCAGCGTCATCTCGACGGTCATCTGCACCGCGTTCGCCATCCCGGCTGCGTATGCACTCGCCCGGTATCAGTTCCCGGGGAAACGGATCGCGACCCTGGCCCTGACCCTTCCCCTGACGCTCCCGCCGCTGGTGGCCGGCATCGCCCTCCTCCTCTTTTTCGGCACGACCCCGTGGGGCAGGGCGCTGGAGGACGCCGGGTTTGGGGTGATCTTCACTCCGCTCGGGATCATCGTCGCCGAGGTCTTCGTGAACATCCCCTACATGATCCGGATCCTGCGGTCAGCCTTCGCCGCCGTGAACCCCCGCTATGAATATGTGGCAAAGACCCTCGGCTGCACCGACGCCGGCGCCTTTCTCCAGGTCACCCTGCCGATGGTCCGCTCCGGTCTTCTCGCCGGCACGGTCATCACGTGGTCGAAGTCCATGGGGGAGTTCGGGGCCGTGCTGATGGTGGCCGGGGCGACGCCGATGAGGACCGAGACCCTGCCGATCGCCCTGTACCTCAACATCTCGACCGGGGACCTGAACCTGGCGGTGGCGGCCGCCACGATCCTGATTCTGATCTCGATCGTCACGCTCTGTGTGGTGGAGTTCGTCGACCGGGGGGTGCATGTCTATTAG
- the tsaA gene encoding tRNA (N6-threonylcarbamoyladenosine(37)-N6)-methyltransferase TrmO — MTEFTPIGIAHSPFQTAGAPPFQSTFSQAEGTIEVFPEFQEGLNSIEGFSHLILLSHFNCAERCALLEKPLSDGVVYHGIFASRHFNRPNPIGISYVALTGVDDGTLRVTGLDLLEGTPILDIKPYVPAFDSIPDAVTGWVSAQHIERIRETSIRAQQDLVRQQSR; from the coding sequence ATGACAGAGTTCACACCCATCGGCATCGCCCATTCACCGTTTCAGACCGCAGGAGCTCCCCCGTTCCAGAGCACCTTCTCACAGGCAGAGGGGACCATCGAGGTCTTTCCTGAGTTCCAGGAAGGGCTCAACAGTATCGAGGGGTTCTCCCACCTGATCCTCCTCTCCCATTTTAACTGCGCAGAGCGATGTGCCCTGCTTGAGAAGCCCTTATCGGACGGGGTGGTCTACCACGGCATCTTCGCATCACGCCATTTCAATCGCCCTAATCCGATCGGGATCTCCTACGTCGCCCTCACCGGGGTCGATGACGGAACCCTCCGTGTCACGGGTCTCGACCTTCTCGAAGGCACCCCGATCCTCGACATCAAACCCTATGTGCCGGCCTTCGACAGTATCCCCGATGCCGTCACCGGCTGGGTATCGGCGCAGCATATCGAGAGGATCCGCGAGACGAGCATTCGCGCCCAGCAGGATCTGGTCCGTCAGCAGTCCCGGTAA